One Granulicella sp. 5B5 DNA window includes the following coding sequences:
- a CDS encoding type III polyketide synthase, whose amino-acid sequence MAQRSGIRRRFSVLTPNTPHTEFHVDPYKFYVRGSFPSTAQRMEIFERLAPRLAQKTLDKLALSEEERRGITHVLVTCCTGLYAPGLDFDILDHLGLDTTVERTMIGFMGCYAAINGLKQARHIVRSEPNSKVLMVNLELCTLHLQETQDLEQVLSFLVFADGCSASLITAEPKGFAMDSFRAVLIPETRGLITWKIRGSGFDMLLSGQVPVEIGKALTEGGQQVLNERCKEEIALWGVHPGGKSVLDAVERGLELPEHALQSSREVLECFGNMSSATVMFVMEKLMQRAKPGDKGCAMSFGPGLTAETMLFHAV is encoded by the coding sequence ATGGCCCAGCGTTCAGGCATCCGGCGGCGGTTTTCGGTGTTGACACCGAACACTCCGCACACGGAGTTTCATGTGGACCCGTACAAGTTTTATGTGCGCGGCAGCTTTCCAAGCACGGCGCAGCGGATGGAGATCTTTGAGCGTCTGGCACCGCGGCTGGCGCAAAAGACGCTGGACAAGCTGGCGCTGAGCGAGGAGGAGCGGCGCGGGATTACTCACGTGCTTGTAACGTGCTGCACGGGGCTGTATGCGCCGGGGCTGGACTTCGACATCCTCGATCACCTGGGGCTGGACACGACGGTGGAACGGACGATGATCGGGTTCATGGGGTGCTATGCGGCGATTAACGGCCTGAAGCAGGCGCGGCATATTGTGCGGTCGGAGCCAAACTCGAAGGTGCTGATGGTGAACCTGGAGCTGTGCACGCTACATCTGCAGGAGACGCAGGACCTGGAACAGGTGCTGAGCTTCCTGGTTTTCGCGGATGGGTGCTCGGCGAGCCTGATTACGGCTGAGCCGAAGGGCTTTGCGATGGACAGCTTCCGGGCGGTGCTGATCCCTGAGACGCGTGGGCTGATTACGTGGAAGATCAGGGGTTCGGGGTTCGATATGCTGCTCTCGGGGCAGGTGCCGGTTGAGATTGGCAAGGCGCTGACCGAAGGCGGTCAGCAGGTGCTGAATGAACGATGCAAGGAAGAGATCGCGCTGTGGGGTGTGCACCCGGGTGGGAAATCGGTACTGGATGCGGTGGAGCGCGGGCTGGAGTTGCCGGAGCACGCGCTGCAGTCGTCGCGCGAGGTGCTGGAGTGCTTTGGCAATATGAGCTCGGCGACGGTGATGTTTGTGATGGAGAAGTTAATGCAGCGGGCAAAGCCGGGTGACAAGGGCTGTGCGATGTCGTTTGGACCAGGGCTGACGGCGGAGACGATGCTCTTTCATGCCGTCTAA
- a CDS encoding YdeI/OmpD-associated family protein — MAKKGAAGEYSVAVDAYIAKAAPFAQPVLEHLRQVMHEGAPGVVETTKWSMPFFEYTGPSGKTVILANMAAFKAHCSFGLWGAELAKEMRADGVVAGGSMGSFGKITSVRDLPSKKQLVGYVREAARRIAEGERTKAWSRPKVVKAEVPMPEALAAALKKNKAAAKVFEGMSPSCRKEYNEWIADAKREETREKRVAQATEWIAEGKSRNWKYEK; from the coding sequence ATGGCGAAGAAGGGTGCGGCGGGGGAGTACAGCGTAGCGGTGGATGCGTATATTGCCAAGGCAGCGCCGTTTGCGCAACCGGTGCTGGAACATCTGCGGCAGGTGATGCATGAGGGTGCGCCTGGTGTGGTGGAGACGACAAAGTGGTCGATGCCGTTCTTTGAGTACACGGGACCGAGCGGGAAGACGGTGATCCTGGCAAATATGGCAGCGTTCAAGGCGCATTGCAGCTTTGGTCTTTGGGGAGCGGAACTGGCGAAGGAGATGCGCGCGGACGGTGTGGTGGCAGGCGGGTCGATGGGGTCGTTCGGAAAGATTACGAGCGTGAGGGACCTGCCGTCGAAGAAGCAGCTTGTGGGCTATGTGCGCGAGGCAGCGCGACGGATCGCGGAGGGCGAGCGGACAAAGGCTTGGAGCCGGCCGAAGGTGGTGAAGGCTGAAGTTCCGATGCCGGAGGCGCTGGCAGCCGCTCTGAAGAAGAACAAGGCGGCGGCGAAGGTGTTTGAGGGGATGAGCCCGAGCTGTCGCAAGGAATACAACGAGTGGATTGCGGATGCGAAACGCGAAGAGACGCGTGAGAAACGTGTGGCGCAGGCGACGGAGTGGATCGCGGAAGGGAAGAGCAGGAACTGGAAGTATGAGAAGTAG
- a CDS encoding methyltransferase domain-containing protein translates to MPSKPIDFSRRVAPVDLPEWLDDPCTYEQLRSYLGDLEQVNTLSFGARPTVQWLGQLLERHGGQALRIVDVGCGGGDMLRRIERWAKRRGLAVELVGIDLNPEVVRAAREMTPSGSRIEWISGDVYSYTEGADGVISALLTHHLEEIEIVRFLTWMEATARCGWYINDLCREATPYKLFSMVAILARWHKAVRHDGPVSFRRSFREDDWHRMLASAGVAVEHVEARRWTPGRLCVGRTKSA, encoded by the coding sequence ATGCCGTCTAAGCCGATCGACTTTAGCCGGAGAGTTGCGCCAGTAGATCTGCCGGAGTGGCTGGACGACCCATGCACGTATGAGCAGCTACGGTCGTATCTGGGTGACCTGGAGCAAGTGAATACGCTGTCGTTTGGGGCGCGGCCAACGGTGCAGTGGCTTGGGCAGTTGCTGGAGCGGCATGGCGGGCAGGCGCTTCGTATTGTGGATGTGGGTTGTGGCGGTGGTGACATGCTGCGGCGGATTGAACGCTGGGCAAAGCGGCGCGGACTGGCAGTGGAGTTGGTGGGGATTGACCTGAACCCGGAGGTGGTGCGGGCGGCGCGGGAGATGACGCCTTCGGGTTCACGAATTGAGTGGATCAGCGGCGATGTGTACTCGTACACGGAGGGCGCGGATGGAGTGATCAGCGCGCTGCTGACACACCATCTGGAAGAGATAGAGATCGTGCGGTTCCTGACATGGATGGAGGCAACGGCGCGGTGCGGTTGGTACATCAATGATCTGTGCCGGGAGGCGACGCCGTACAAGCTGTTCAGTATGGTGGCGATTCTCGCGCGGTGGCACAAGGCCGTGCGGCATGATGGGCCGGTGTCATTCCGGAGAAGCTTCCGGGAAGACGATTGGCACCGGATGTTGGCGTCGGCTGGGGTTGCTGTTGAGCATGTGGAGGCACGGCGGTGGACGCCGGGGCGCCTTTGCGTGGGGAGAACCAAGAGTGCGTGA
- the hemB gene encoding porphobilinogen synthase encodes MEFPATRLRRLRSTPAMRSLVRETHLHPGALIYPLFICEGSGVRKPIGSMPGVFNLSIDEALKEVEACAALGVGGLLLFGLPEQKDELGSGAYASDGIVQRALRAIKATKAAESLVTIADVCLCEYTSHGHCGVVARDGEHYMVENDSSVALLAKTAASLAEAGADIVAPSDMMDGRIAAMRMALDDAGKQNTPIMSYASKFASAFYGPFREAADSAPQFGDRRTYQMDGANLREAMREIEQDIAEGADMLLMKPAMPYLDVVREARNRYDLPMGAYQVSGEYSMLHAAFERGWLEPERTMLESLLSIRRAGADFIVTYFAKDAAKLL; translated from the coding sequence ATGGAGTTCCCGGCAACACGACTGCGGCGGCTGCGCTCAACCCCTGCCATGCGCTCTCTGGTGCGCGAGACGCACCTTCATCCCGGCGCGCTGATCTATCCGCTCTTCATCTGCGAGGGCAGCGGCGTGCGCAAGCCCATCGGCTCAATGCCCGGTGTCTTCAACCTCTCCATCGACGAGGCATTGAAGGAGGTCGAGGCGTGCGCGGCGCTTGGTGTCGGCGGTCTGCTGCTCTTTGGTCTTCCAGAGCAGAAGGACGAGCTGGGCAGTGGCGCCTATGCCAGCGACGGTATCGTGCAACGCGCGCTACGGGCGATCAAGGCGACCAAAGCTGCCGAGTCGCTAGTGACGATTGCGGATGTCTGCCTGTGCGAGTACACCTCGCATGGGCATTGCGGTGTTGTGGCCCGTGACGGCGAGCATTACATGGTTGAGAACGACTCCAGCGTTGCACTGCTGGCGAAGACGGCTGCCTCGCTGGCAGAGGCTGGTGCGGACATCGTGGCTCCGAGCGACATGATGGATGGACGCATCGCGGCGATGCGCATGGCGTTGGATGATGCAGGCAAGCAGAACACGCCGATCATGAGTTATGCCTCCAAGTTTGCCTCGGCGTTCTATGGTCCGTTCCGCGAGGCGGCGGACTCGGCCCCGCAGTTTGGAGACCGTCGCACGTACCAGATGGATGGTGCCAACCTGCGGGAAGCGATGCGCGAGATCGAGCAGGACATCGCCGAGGGCGCTGACATGCTGCTGATGAAGCCTGCGATGCCGTACCTGGATGTGGTGCGCGAGGCGCGGAACCGCTACGATCTGCCGATGGGTGCCTATCAGGTTTCGGGTGAGTACTCGATGCTGCATGCGGCGTTCGAGCGTGGCTGGCTGGAGCCGGAGCGCACAATGCTGGAGAGCCTGTTGAGCATCCGGCGCGCAGGCGCGGACTTTATCGTGACCTACTTTGCCAAGGATGCGGCGAAGTTGTTGTAG
- a CDS encoding endonuclease MutS2 — translation MQLLPEIPNVLTDRGGASLQWETLRARIAAAAHSPLGREWIAALEPSSSAGWIETQQGRNAEMQRMLVSGGSFDFHGIFDVTDLLDKARIEGSALEALELRSLIVHAERVGAWRNVVLAPPDGDRNAWPETQALSAPLLEYDLEDLLRQLSGKIEPDGTLSDDASPELRRIRRALEQQHRAIEASLRRALARLSDDDSAQDAVITVRGERFVIPVKAEYKRKVGGVVHGSSSTGQTVFVEPMETIEHNNEMARLLDEEQAEVHRILVAMTRAVAANADALLLGASILAEVDAHQAIARFALEMQCVRPAFSEALDADFALVAARHPLLEMRLRAEQGSIVPLTISFLEGKRQIIISGPNTGGKTVALKTSGILAVMAQAGLPVPAEQAQLPIFTAIYADIGDAQSIEQNLSTFSAHVVNVNRIAKHADERSLVLLDELGSATDPEEGAALAVAVAEHFLLRHVWNIITTHLTSLKVYAAKHEGVLNAAAGFDEAALAPTYELRLGVPGASAGLNIAARLGLDPAIVARARAQMTTQQVDIGRFLEELHTQLSAANVDREQLAATQKELDRERTRLEQEGRMEQQKRTRELERQLKAMIEEFEGQLRGTVKAIDDKTVAQKIARDSALRIAQLKREFSEQFQSTVSAHAPEKAQAKAMERQREPKAGDLVRLKSLNREGRVVRVIDAKSLEVAVGPMKTRVPRSDVAEVIAVAEKPVEAARRRGVNVSSPASDDSDYVSSEINVIGKTADEAESEVERFVEHAFLAGLRRIRVVHGVGMGILRRTLRDYLRKHPHVLSVAEPPYNEGGQGATIVELR, via the coding sequence ATGCAGTTGCTGCCTGAGATACCGAACGTCCTGACCGACCGCGGCGGCGCGTCGCTCCAGTGGGAGACGCTCCGCGCCCGTATTGCTGCGGCTGCGCACTCGCCACTTGGAAGAGAGTGGATCGCCGCGCTGGAACCGAGCTCCAGCGCGGGCTGGATTGAGACACAGCAGGGACGCAACGCAGAGATGCAGCGCATGTTGGTGAGCGGTGGCAGCTTCGACTTCCACGGCATCTTCGATGTGACTGATCTGCTCGACAAGGCACGGATCGAAGGCTCTGCGCTGGAAGCACTGGAACTGCGCTCCCTGATCGTCCATGCCGAGCGCGTCGGAGCATGGCGCAACGTGGTGCTCGCACCGCCGGATGGTGACCGCAACGCATGGCCGGAGACGCAGGCGCTATCCGCACCGTTACTTGAGTACGACCTCGAAGACCTGCTGCGGCAGTTGAGCGGCAAGATCGAGCCGGACGGAACCCTCAGCGACGACGCCTCACCCGAGTTGCGCCGTATCCGCCGTGCATTGGAGCAGCAGCACCGTGCCATCGAGGCCAGCCTCCGACGTGCGCTGGCGCGGCTCTCCGACGATGACAGCGCGCAGGATGCTGTGATCACCGTGCGGGGCGAGCGGTTCGTCATCCCCGTCAAAGCGGAGTACAAACGCAAGGTGGGCGGCGTCGTCCACGGCTCCAGCTCCACTGGACAGACCGTCTTCGTCGAGCCGATGGAGACCATTGAGCACAACAACGAGATGGCGCGACTGCTGGATGAAGAGCAGGCCGAAGTTCATCGCATCCTGGTCGCGATGACCCGCGCGGTTGCTGCCAACGCTGACGCACTATTGCTTGGTGCATCCATCCTTGCTGAGGTCGACGCGCATCAAGCGATTGCTCGCTTCGCCTTGGAGATGCAGTGTGTTCGTCCGGCCTTCAGTGAAGCGCTGGACGCCGACTTTGCACTTGTCGCTGCACGTCATCCATTGTTGGAGATGCGGCTGCGTGCCGAGCAGGGCAGCATTGTTCCGCTGACTATCTCCTTCCTTGAGGGCAAGCGGCAGATCATCATCAGCGGCCCAAACACGGGCGGCAAGACGGTTGCGCTCAAGACCTCAGGCATTCTCGCGGTGATGGCTCAGGCTGGCTTGCCGGTGCCGGCGGAGCAGGCGCAGTTGCCGATCTTCACCGCGATCTATGCGGATATTGGCGATGCGCAGTCGATTGAGCAGAACCTGTCGACGTTCTCGGCGCATGTTGTGAATGTGAACCGCATCGCAAAACATGCGGACGAGCGATCACTGGTGCTGCTGGATGAGTTGGGGTCGGCGACGGACCCGGAGGAGGGTGCGGCACTGGCGGTTGCGGTGGCGGAGCACTTCCTGCTGCGGCATGTGTGGAACATCATCACCACACATCTGACCTCGTTGAAGGTGTATGCCGCGAAGCATGAGGGCGTGCTCAACGCTGCGGCTGGGTTTGATGAGGCAGCGCTGGCGCCGACGTATGAGCTGCGGCTGGGAGTGCCCGGAGCTTCGGCGGGGTTGAACATCGCGGCGCGGCTGGGGCTCGATCCGGCCATTGTGGCTCGGGCCCGGGCACAGATGACGACGCAGCAGGTCGATATCGGGCGGTTTCTGGAGGAGTTGCACACGCAACTGTCGGCGGCGAACGTGGATCGCGAGCAGCTTGCGGCTACACAGAAGGAGCTGGACCGTGAGCGGACGCGGTTGGAGCAGGAAGGCCGCATGGAACAGCAGAAGCGGACTCGTGAGCTCGAGCGGCAGTTGAAGGCGATGATCGAGGAGTTCGAGGGGCAGCTGCGTGGGACGGTGAAGGCCATCGACGACAAGACGGTGGCGCAGAAGATCGCGCGCGACTCGGCACTGCGGATTGCGCAGCTCAAGCGCGAGTTCTCTGAGCAGTTCCAGTCGACGGTGAGTGCCCATGCACCAGAGAAGGCGCAGGCGAAGGCGATGGAACGGCAGCGGGAGCCTAAGGCCGGGGACCTGGTGCGGTTGAAGTCCCTGAACCGCGAGGGTCGCGTGGTGCGGGTGATCGACGCCAAGTCTTTGGAGGTTGCGGTGGGACCGATGAAGACCCGGGTGCCTCGCAGCGATGTGGCTGAGGTGATCGCTGTGGCGGAGAAGCCGGTGGAGGCTGCCAGGCGGCGCGGTGTGAATGTGAGTAGTCCCGCGAGTGACGATTCGGATTACGTCAGCTCCGAGATCAATGTGATTGGGAAGACGGCTGACGAGGCTGAGAGCGAAGTGGAGCGGTTTGTGGAACATGCCTTTCTGGCCGGGTTGCGGCGGATTCGGGTGGTGCATGGGGTGGGCATGGGTATCCTGCGGCGGACGCTGCGGGACTACCTGAGGAAGCATCCTCATGTGCTGTCGGTGGCCGAGCCGCCTTATAACGAAGGCGGCCAAGGGGCGACGATTGTGGAGTTGCGATAG
- a CDS encoding M28 family peptidase produces MIRILEVTTMGRGVWLGIAVAVMATGGCALAQGTPMIPASPISKAEAMVSAANLREQDKFISDDLFEGRYPGLRGGELAAKYIASQFAMDGLQPAGDDGTFLQQVNFVGMKVVPEKTKFELVPAQGNAELLSFGDDYTVSNETLTPETMLDAPIVFVGYGVDAPEYQWNDYAGVDVKGKVILCIVGDPPSDDPKFFAGRALTYYGRWTYKFEEAARMGAVGALIIHRTDLASYGWNVVKNSNTSEKTYLRDDANPRLKAASWIQLEVARKLFAESGLDLDKEFAAAGQRGFKAVELPVKLKATIASTVRRFQSPNVVAMLPGANVAAHAPDRAVLYTAHYDHLGFVPGMKGDNIYNGAADNGTGVAMILEMARVWSDAVHAGELKLPHSVIFSAVTAEEQGLLGSEYLGQHPPIPAKEIALDINYDMLLPIGVQKEINVNGAQRTTFYPEVEATAKRFGLTIVPDPRPEAGSYYRSDHFSLSRVGIPAFSVDAGTLYEGHDRAWGEAKEKYFNENNYHNFSDNFDLTWDFNGDAKLVQFGMDLGWQVIHLSHAVEWKHGDEFEAARLKSEQ; encoded by the coding sequence ATGATTCGTATTCTTGAGGTGACGACGATGGGTCGAGGAGTTTGGCTGGGTATTGCGGTTGCAGTGATGGCGACGGGCGGCTGTGCGCTAGCTCAAGGTACGCCAATGATTCCGGCGAGTCCGATCTCGAAGGCTGAGGCGATGGTGAGCGCGGCGAATCTTCGTGAGCAGGACAAGTTCATCTCCGATGACTTGTTTGAGGGGCGGTATCCAGGGCTGCGCGGGGGAGAACTCGCGGCCAAGTATATTGCCAGCCAGTTTGCGATGGACGGGTTGCAACCTGCCGGCGACGATGGGACGTTTCTGCAGCAGGTGAACTTCGTTGGCATGAAGGTGGTGCCGGAGAAGACGAAGTTCGAGCTAGTGCCTGCACAAGGCAACGCCGAACTACTGAGCTTTGGCGATGACTACACGGTGAGCAACGAGACGTTGACGCCGGAGACGATGTTGGATGCTCCGATTGTGTTTGTGGGGTATGGCGTGGATGCGCCGGAGTACCAGTGGAACGACTATGCGGGCGTGGATGTGAAGGGCAAGGTGATCCTTTGCATTGTGGGCGACCCACCGAGCGATGACCCGAAGTTCTTTGCAGGGAGGGCGCTGACGTACTACGGGCGGTGGACGTACAAGTTTGAGGAGGCCGCGCGCATGGGCGCGGTGGGTGCGTTGATTATTCATCGCACGGATCTGGCCAGCTACGGCTGGAACGTGGTGAAGAACTCGAATACAAGCGAGAAGACGTATCTACGTGATGATGCGAACCCGAGGCTGAAGGCGGCGAGCTGGATTCAGCTGGAGGTGGCTCGAAAGCTGTTTGCGGAGAGCGGGCTGGACCTCGACAAAGAGTTTGCGGCAGCGGGACAGCGGGGGTTCAAGGCTGTCGAGTTGCCAGTGAAGCTGAAGGCGACGATTGCCAGCACGGTGCGGCGGTTCCAGAGCCCGAATGTGGTGGCGATGCTGCCGGGTGCGAACGTTGCGGCACATGCTCCGGACCGGGCTGTTCTGTATACGGCCCACTATGACCATCTAGGCTTTGTGCCGGGGATGAAGGGCGACAACATCTACAACGGCGCTGCAGACAATGGCACCGGTGTGGCGATGATCCTGGAGATGGCTCGCGTGTGGAGCGATGCGGTGCATGCCGGTGAGCTGAAGCTGCCGCACTCGGTGATCTTCTCGGCTGTGACGGCGGAGGAGCAGGGGCTGCTGGGCAGCGAGTACCTGGGGCAGCATCCACCGATCCCGGCGAAGGAGATTGCGCTGGACATCAACTACGACATGCTGCTGCCGATTGGCGTGCAGAAGGAGATCAACGTGAACGGGGCGCAGCGGACGACGTTCTATCCGGAGGTAGAAGCGACGGCCAAGCGGTTTGGGCTGACGATTGTGCCGGACCCAAGGCCGGAGGCTGGCAGCTACTATCGCAGCGACCACTTCTCGCTGTCGCGGGTAGGAATTCCGGCGTTCAGCGTGGATGCCGGGACGCTGTATGAAGGACATGATCGCGCGTGGGGTGAGGCGAAGGAAAAGTACTTCAACGAGAACAACTACCACAACTTTTCAGACAACTTCGATCTGACGTGGGACTTCAACGGCGATGCGAAGCTGGTGCAGTTTGGGATGGACCTGGGCTGGCAGGTGATCCATCTGTCGCACGCGGTGGAGTGGAAGCATGGTGATGAGTTTGAAGCCGCGCGGCTGAAGAGCGAGCAGTAG
- a CDS encoding A/G-specific adenine glycosylase gives MGLSSAALEAFRERLGQWYQKSARVLPWRGVEDAYATWVSEVMLQQTRVATVIERYTEFMERFPTVQALALAEESDVLALWSGLGYYRRARMLHRGARFVVSELGGVMPRTALELRVLPGVGEYTSAAIASIAFGESVAVLDGNVERVLLRVLGEAEEKSSAAKARLMTVAQALVPEATRRGNAPGDHNQAMMELGATVCVPRGPLCLQCPVMELCRTRGEHATRKRDAQKQRRVAHLLQTRKNGTEVLLERRASDASLMAGMLELPPLVLESVSRYEPVLRVKHSITNTNYEVEVFESEALKKEIPAAKKALEWVAVSALNEVPLTGLARKVLVKLGVLAKR, from the coding sequence GTGGGATTGTCCAGCGCGGCGCTTGAGGCGTTTCGCGAGAGGCTCGGGCAATGGTATCAGAAGAGTGCGCGTGTGCTGCCATGGCGTGGCGTGGAAGATGCTTACGCGACGTGGGTGAGTGAGGTGATGTTGCAGCAGACCCGCGTGGCGACGGTGATCGAACGGTATACGGAGTTCATGGAACGGTTCCCGACGGTGCAGGCGCTGGCGCTTGCGGAGGAGAGCGACGTGCTGGCGCTGTGGAGCGGACTGGGCTACTACAGACGAGCGCGGATGCTGCATCGCGGGGCAAGGTTTGTAGTGAGTGAACTTGGTGGCGTGATGCCGCGGACCGCGCTGGAGCTGCGCGTGTTGCCGGGAGTGGGGGAGTACACGTCGGCCGCGATTGCGAGCATAGCGTTTGGCGAGAGCGTGGCGGTGCTCGATGGGAATGTGGAGCGTGTGTTGCTACGGGTGCTGGGTGAGGCCGAAGAGAAGAGCAGCGCGGCGAAGGCGAGGCTGATGACGGTGGCGCAGGCGCTGGTGCCGGAAGCTACTCGCAGGGGCAACGCGCCAGGAGATCATAACCAGGCCATGATGGAGCTGGGTGCGACGGTGTGTGTTCCGCGGGGGCCGCTTTGTCTGCAGTGTCCGGTGATGGAGCTTTGCAGGACGCGGGGAGAGCATGCGACGAGAAAGCGAGATGCGCAGAAGCAGCGGCGCGTGGCGCATCTGCTGCAGACTCGAAAGAACGGAACGGAGGTGCTGCTGGAACGACGTGCGAGTGATGCGAGCCTGATGGCGGGGATGCTGGAGTTGCCTCCGCTGGTGCTGGAAAGCGTAAGCCGGTATGAGCCAGTGCTGCGTGTGAAGCACTCGATTACGAACACGAACTACGAGGTAGAGGTGTTCGAATCGGAGGCGCTGAAGAAGGAGATTCCGGCGGCGAAGAAGGCGCTGGAGTGGGTGGCTGTGAGTGCGCTAAACGAGGTGCCTTTGACAGGGCTCGCGCGCAAGGTGCTGGTGAAGCTTGGTGTGCTGGCGAAACGGTAG
- a CDS encoding radical SAM protein yields MGKATKVFEKGIVMTAKAGWAVFDKLNSISPNKSFTPKWSDKPLLKSYQKEKPPLGWPRTTDSLCPKCVPEIRQQIVDGKLPHEILLNEKVGEIKAQIIERDGQILMIKDCPIHGHFEDVMSIDPAMMKHLEDVFPGRDIRAHNDKGLHNHGTSTVTHGRGSVLTIDLTNRCNMMCDPCFMDANQVGFVHELTWDEIKTMLDNAITIKPKRQMSVQFSGGEPTLSPYFLDAVAYARKVGYNSVQAATNGIEFAKSKEFAKASAEAGLRYAYLQFDGIGNAANSHRKVGNAFDVKLQAIHNLHEAGVDIVPVTTIVNGINNEQVGRIIQFALDNPKKINFLSFQPVSFTGRDEAVSDERRAAQRYTLSHLAHDIRNQTGLGESTRDWFPISFMSTFSDWADLVHGPQHEWGQLSCGCHPNCGIGMALMIDKETKEAAPVTAFLNATQLAKDIAKVNDAARGKTLTVVGAALALIRNYEPKNAPTHFSIFSLLEKFDKCFGATGRNYGKVTADRTMEDIEKRRGDRWNFLFIAGMWFQDLFNYDFRRTEQCIIPYATQEGEISFCAYNTGVGWRNIIEKMHMTSSLTKWYEEHGRHEIFAGGKKVGIEKQEKYDLVLNQAHVDSAANDTFDKSGIAKNAREEKIRARDAKLKAEAENARMAKLYRKEILKEPELPGGFVALGEIKAATAKAEDKDLVAGD; encoded by the coding sequence ATGGGAAAAGCGACGAAGGTTTTCGAAAAAGGGATTGTGATGACTGCGAAGGCAGGTTGGGCAGTCTTCGACAAGCTGAATTCGATCAGCCCGAACAAGAGTTTCACGCCGAAGTGGTCCGATAAGCCGCTCCTGAAGAGCTACCAGAAGGAGAAGCCGCCCCTCGGCTGGCCGCGCACGACCGACTCGCTGTGTCCGAAGTGCGTTCCTGAGATCCGCCAGCAGATCGTGGACGGCAAGCTGCCCCACGAGATCCTGCTGAACGAGAAGGTCGGCGAGATCAAGGCGCAGATCATCGAACGCGATGGCCAGATCCTGATGATCAAGGACTGCCCGATCCACGGTCACTTTGAAGACGTGATGTCGATCGACCCTGCGATGATGAAGCACCTCGAGGATGTATTCCCGGGCCGCGACATCCGCGCGCACAACGACAAGGGCCTGCACAACCACGGGACTTCAACCGTCACGCACGGCCGTGGTTCCGTTCTGACGATCGATCTGACGAACCGCTGCAACATGATGTGCGACCCGTGCTTCATGGATGCGAACCAGGTGGGATTTGTCCACGAGCTGACGTGGGACGAGATCAAGACCATGCTGGACAACGCGATCACCATCAAGCCGAAGCGCCAGATGTCGGTGCAGTTCTCGGGCGGTGAGCCGACGCTGAGCCCGTACTTCCTGGATGCTGTGGCTTATGCGCGCAAGGTTGGTTACAACTCCGTGCAGGCTGCGACGAACGGCATCGAGTTCGCGAAGTCGAAGGAATTTGCAAAGGCTTCGGCTGAGGCGGGTCTGCGCTATGCGTACCTGCAGTTCGACGGCATCGGTAACGCCGCGAACTCGCACCGCAAGGTGGGCAACGCGTTCGACGTGAAGCTGCAGGCGATCCACAACCTGCATGAGGCCGGTGTGGACATCGTTCCGGTGACCACGATCGTAAACGGCATCAACAACGAGCAGGTTGGCCGCATCATCCAGTTCGCGCTCGACAACCCGAAGAAGATCAACTTCCTTTCGTTCCAGCCGGTGAGCTTCACGGGCCGCGACGAGGCTGTTTCGGATGAGCGTCGCGCGGCGCAGCGTTACACGCTGTCGCATCTCGCACACGACATCCGCAACCAGACGGGCCTTGGCGAGAGCACGCGCGACTGGTTCCCGATCTCGTTCATGAGCACCTTCTCCGATTGGGCTGACCTGGTGCATGGACCGCAGCACGAGTGGGGCCAGCTGAGCTGCGGCTGCCATCCGAACTGCGGCATCGGCATGGCGCTGATGATCGACAAGGAAACCAAGGAAGCGGCGCCGGTGACGGCGTTCCTGAATGCGACGCAGCTGGCCAAGGACATTGCGAAGGTCAACGATGCGGCACGCGGCAAGACGCTCACCGTGGTTGGTGCGGCGCTGGCGCTGATCCGCAACTACGAGCCGAAGAATGCACCTACGCATTTCAGCATCTTCTCGTTGCTGGAGAAGTTCGATAAGTGCTTTGGCGCGACGGGCCGCAACTATGGTAAGGTGACCGCGGACCGCACGATGGAAGATATCGAGAAGCGCCGCGGCGATCGCTGGAACTTCTTGTTCATCGCGGGCATGTGGTTCCAGGACTTGTTCAACTATGACTTCCGCCGGACCGAGCAGTGCATCATCCCGTACGCGACGCAGGAGGGCGAGATCAGCTTCTGCGCGTACAACACGGGTGTGGGCTGGCGCAACATCATCGAGAAGATGCACATGACGAGCTCGCTCACCAAGTGGTACGAGGAGCACGGCCGTCACGAGATCTTCGCCGGTGGTAAGAAGGTCGGCATCGAGAAGCAGGAGAAGTATGACCTGGTGCTGAACCAGGCACATGTGGACTCGGCTGCGAACGATACGTTCGACAAGAGCGGCATCGCGAAGAACGCGCGCGAAGAGAAGATTCGGGCGCGCGATGCGAAGCTGAAGGCGGAAGCCGAGAACGCCCGCATGGCCAAGCTGTATCGCAAGGAAATCCTGAAGGAACCGGAGCTTCCGGGCGGATTCGTGGCTCTGGGCGAGATCAAGGCTGCAACGGCGAAAGCAGAGGACAAGGACCTCGTCGCTGGCGACTAA